The proteins below come from a single Parageobacillus toebii NBRC 107807 genomic window:
- a CDS encoding accessory Sec system S-layer assembly protein: MIFKRKRKQQNTLPPEPSSVQEESRKQEEELKTTLSFHPDWDLSPQEKYVYQFYHEQLPPLKHNQISISGMKLIEYNDGFVVVAFLRSTLPKPVRFEQITLLLLDETGQAIARKQFDMDSFGELPPMTARPWRFLFSSEDKLVDKIPTENWKIAFELKQSPNSLQHRLDLEESWEQSLSAQQREHLQKLIETLPPLSAGEINFTGIEAKLNQQGDLIVTLLIRNGSDKHIQLEQIPLVVEDASGEVICKGLFRLERFEVKANTSKPWTFIFPSNLLLKENIDLSKWKVYPPQS; the protein is encoded by the coding sequence ATGATTTTTAAACGAAAAAGAAAACAGCAGAATACTCTTCCTCCTGAACCCTCATCTGTTCAGGAGGAAAGCAGGAAGCAAGAGGAGGAATTAAAGACTACGTTATCGTTTCATCCCGACTGGGACTTATCTCCTCAGGAAAAATACGTGTACCAGTTTTATCATGAGCAGCTTCCACCGTTGAAACATAATCAAATTTCTATTTCGGGAATGAAACTAATTGAATATAACGATGGGTTTGTCGTCGTGGCGTTTTTACGCAGCACTCTTCCAAAACCAGTCCGCTTTGAACAAATTACTTTATTGTTGCTAGATGAAACCGGACAAGCTATTGCCAGAAAACAATTTGACATGGATAGCTTTGGCGAACTTCCGCCAATGACGGCAAGACCGTGGAGATTTCTCTTCTCATCGGAAGATAAGCTTGTCGATAAAATACCGACGGAAAACTGGAAAATAGCGTTTGAATTAAAGCAATCTCCCAACTCTTTACAGCATCGTCTCGATTTAGAAGAAAGCTGGGAACAATCACTATCCGCACAGCAGCGCGAACATTTGCAAAAATTAATAGAAACATTGCCGCCGCTTTCCGCTGGGGAAATTAACTTCACGGGAATAGAAGCGAAGCTAAATCAACAGGGCGACTTAATTGTTACGTTGCTTATTCGCAACGGCAGTGATAAACATATTCAGCTCGAGCAAATCCCATTAGTGGTGGAGGACGCTTCTGGGGAAGTTATATGTAAAGGCTTGTTCCGTCTTGAACGCTTTGAGGTAAAAGCGAACACAAGCAAGCCTTGGACGTTTATTTTCCCATCTAATCTACTATTAAAAGAAAATATTGATTTATCCAAATGGAAAGTATATCCTCCGCAATCATAA
- a CDS encoding ISNCY family transposase, producing the protein MISNWNSEHAWTYEIDPILEALFRYIDSLSLPETPYVTGRPPVSKKSLLKCFFLKTYFSIDSLRKLVRILQRFRCFQRACGLGEVPHLSTFSRAAKWFREQGFPVFHAQLLKDLEVRYPQIVLIDSTALRSSLYDSQAKWGVSTRYHWFKGYKLHLCTTAEGIILSHVLTTANRNDAAVAPELLVSLKQWDIEFVLGDAAYDSEKVRQTAEQSGILFISPINRRNSEERKDAYGRVLPVFLKTRFGQWLFGLRREIERVFNELKSDGLEQPRWYGFHRYVLHVLCCILMHNFEFLL; encoded by the coding sequence ATGATTTCCAATTGGAACAGCGAACATGCATGGACTTATGAAATTGACCCAATTTTAGAAGCATTATTTCGGTATATCGACTCGCTATCATTGCCGGAAACACCGTATGTGACAGGAAGACCGCCGGTGTCGAAAAAATCGTTGTTGAAATGTTTCTTTTTGAAAACCTATTTTTCCATTGATTCCTTGCGAAAATTAGTGCGCATCCTGCAGCGTTTTCGCTGTTTTCAACGGGCCTGTGGGCTTGGTGAAGTCCCTCACCTTTCTACGTTTTCCCGTGCGGCGAAGTGGTTCCGGGAACAAGGATTTCCTGTTTTTCATGCACAGCTGCTCAAAGATCTAGAAGTACGTTATCCGCAAATCGTGCTTATCGACAGCACAGCCCTTCGAAGCAGTCTTTACGATTCACAGGCGAAATGGGGAGTGTCCACCCGATATCACTGGTTTAAAGGATATAAACTCCATCTCTGCACCACCGCCGAGGGAATCATTTTATCTCATGTGTTGACCACAGCGAATCGAAATGATGCGGCAGTAGCACCAGAATTGCTTGTTTCTTTAAAGCAGTGGGATATCGAATTTGTATTGGGCGATGCCGCGTATGACAGTGAAAAGGTTCGTCAAACAGCAGAGCAGTCAGGAATCCTATTCATTTCCCCTATCAACCGCCGCAATAGCGAGGAACGAAAAGATGCCTATGGCCGGGTTCTTCCTGTCTTTTTGAAAACGAGATTTGGCCAATGGCTGTTTGGACTTCGTCGTGAGATTGAACGAGTATTTAATGAGTTAAAGAGTGACGGGTTGGAACAGCCAAGATGGTATGGATTTCATCGATATGTACTGCATGTGTTATGTTGCATCCTTATGCATAACTTCGAGTTTTTACTCTAG
- a CDS encoding Gfo/Idh/MocA family protein, giving the protein MIKFAVVGMGHIAKKHIEAIEKAEGAVLTAVCDTNPERLRDFDGKVKTYTDMETMLRENEDIDVVNICVPSGLHAKLTKIVAEHKRHIIVEKPMALKLEDAEEMIRVAKENKVKLAVVHPNRFRPAIQKLKEKMEQGAFGKLSHANATVRWNRNQAYYDQAAWRGTKEFDGGVLMNQAIHNLDLLLWLMGPVEAVQAMAATRLRNIETEDVAAAVVQFKNGALGVIEAATTIYPKNLEESIAIFGEKASVKIGGRTANFIETWDIEGVSEEEREKLIDEINSDPFGKPGHQWIIEDMVQAIQEDREPIITGEDGIAPVKLILAILESAETGKRVLLS; this is encoded by the coding sequence ATGATTAAATTTGCCGTTGTCGGCATGGGCCATATCGCCAAAAAACATATCGAGGCGATTGAAAAAGCAGAAGGGGCAGTGCTGACTGCCGTGTGTGATACAAATCCAGAACGTTTGCGCGATTTTGACGGTAAAGTAAAAACATATACAGATATGGAAACGATGTTAAGGGAAAATGAGGATATTGATGTTGTTAATATATGCGTCCCTTCTGGATTGCATGCTAAATTAACTAAAATTGTTGCGGAGCATAAGCGCCATATTATCGTTGAAAAACCGATGGCATTAAAACTAGAAGATGCGGAAGAAATGATTCGTGTGGCAAAAGAAAACAAAGTGAAACTAGCCGTTGTTCATCCGAATCGTTTTAGACCGGCGATTCAGAAGTTGAAAGAAAAAATGGAACAGGGTGCGTTTGGAAAGCTGAGCCACGCGAACGCAACGGTGCGCTGGAACCGTAATCAAGCATATTATGATCAAGCTGCTTGGCGCGGCACGAAAGAGTTTGATGGCGGAGTGCTCATGAACCAAGCCATTCACAATTTGGACCTATTGCTTTGGCTAATGGGGCCAGTGGAAGCGGTGCAAGCTATGGCGGCGACAAGATTGCGGAATATTGAAACGGAAGATGTCGCAGCGGCTGTTGTTCAATTTAAAAATGGTGCGCTCGGTGTCATTGAAGCAGCAACAACGATTTACCCAAAAAATTTGGAAGAATCCATCGCTATTTTTGGCGAAAAAGCTTCTGTAAAAATCGGCGGCCGTACGGCTAATTTTATTGAAACATGGGATATAGAAGGCGTGTCCGAAGAGGAACGCGAGAAGTTGATCGACGAAATAAACAGCGATCCATTTGGAAAGCCTGGACATCAATGGATTATCGAAGATATGGTTCAGGCTATTCAGGAAGATCGTGAGCCAATTATAACCGGAGAGGATGGAATCGCTCCTGTCAAACTGATTTTAGCTATTTTAGAGTCAGCAGAAACTGGAAAAAGAGTGCTACTATCCTAA
- a CDS encoding glycosyltransferase family 4 protein, translating into MNTQAVLAFFASLITVIVVTPFVIKFAVKIGAVDRPNERKVHTRIMPRLGGLAIFIGVAVGYFVGGVYNQQVTGITVGAIIIVIVGMLDDLYELSPKIKFCGQLLAALVVVASGLKVDILTIPFVGTFDVGLWSYPITIFWIVGITNAINLIDGLDGLSAGISAIGIATIATMAGMADKMLIFTLSLIILGSVIGFLFYNFHPAKIFMGDTGALFLGYAISVLSVLGLYKSVTLFSFVVPVIILGVPIFDTTFAIIRRIVNKKPISAPDKSHLHHRLLALGFSHRNTVLLIYGFGIIFGVSAILFSASTLWQSILIVFVLAVIVELLAELIGLVNDQYKPFMTFIRKLLRGGRKVYGNDR; encoded by the coding sequence ATGAATACGCAAGCGGTTCTGGCATTTTTCGCTTCTTTAATAACGGTAATTGTGGTTACGCCTTTTGTCATAAAGTTCGCAGTCAAAATAGGAGCGGTGGATAGACCGAATGAGCGGAAAGTACACACACGGATTATGCCGAGGCTTGGGGGATTAGCAATTTTCATCGGTGTGGCCGTCGGCTACTTCGTCGGTGGAGTCTATAATCAACAAGTGACAGGGATTACTGTAGGGGCGATTATAATTGTAATTGTCGGCATGCTCGATGATTTATATGAGTTGTCGCCGAAAATCAAATTTTGCGGACAGCTTCTGGCCGCCCTCGTTGTTGTTGCGTCGGGACTTAAAGTCGACATTTTAACGATCCCTTTTGTCGGTACATTTGACGTTGGATTGTGGAGCTATCCCATTACAATTTTTTGGATAGTCGGCATTACAAATGCGATTAATCTCATCGATGGCTTGGATGGTCTTTCCGCAGGCATTTCCGCAATCGGTATCGCTACGATTGCGACGATGGCCGGCATGGCTGATAAAATGCTGATTTTTACCCTATCCCTTATTATATTGGGTAGTGTGATTGGATTTTTATTCTATAATTTCCATCCAGCGAAAATTTTTATGGGGGATACCGGAGCGCTGTTTTTAGGTTATGCGATTTCCGTGTTATCCGTTTTAGGCCTTTATAAAAGTGTAACATTGTTTAGTTTTGTGGTTCCTGTCATTATTCTTGGTGTCCCAATTTTTGATACTACCTTTGCCATTATTCGTCGAATCGTGAATAAAAAACCAATTTCGGCGCCAGATAAATCACATTTGCATCACCGTCTTTTAGCGCTTGGTTTTTCTCACCGCAATACGGTATTATTGATTTATGGTTTTGGCATTATTTTCGGAGTAAGCGCAATTCTTTTTTCTGCTTCGACATTATGGCAATCCATTCTCATTGTGTTTGTTCTTGCGGTTATAGTAGAACTTTTGGCAGAGTTAATTGGGCTTGTTAACGATCAATATAAACCTTTTATGACATTCATCCGCAAATTATTACGCGGCGGAAGAAAAGTATATGGAAATGATCGCTAA
- a CDS encoding DegT/DnrJ/EryC1/StrS family aminotransferase has translation MKVPMLDLSEQYQQLKSEILAVLDEVMSSSRFILGDQVKKLESDIASYSNVKHGIGCGNGSDAIHIALQAAGVGPGDEVITTAFTFFATGGSIVRTGAKPVFVDIDPVTFNIDPKKIEAAITEKTKAIVPVHLYGQMADMDAIVEIAQKHQLAIIEDAAQAIGAKYKGKSVGELGTAATYSFFPTKNLGAYGDGGMIVTNDDELAEKCRVIRVHGSKPKYYHHILGYNSRLDEMQAAILNVKFPHLNKWSELRRKHADTYTRMLKEKVGDIIVTPVESKDCYHVFHQYTIRAPKRDELQAFLKENGIATMIYYPLPLHLQPVFKDLGYKEGDLPEAEKAAKEALSLPMFPELKEEQQEYVVSKIAEFYKK, from the coding sequence ATGAAAGTACCAATGTTAGATTTAAGTGAGCAATATCAGCAGCTAAAGTCTGAAATACTTGCCGTTTTGGACGAAGTGATGAGCTCATCACGCTTTATTTTAGGTGATCAAGTAAAAAAACTAGAGAGTGATATAGCATCCTATAGCAACGTAAAGCATGGAATTGGATGCGGAAATGGAAGTGACGCGATACATATTGCTTTGCAAGCAGCTGGTGTAGGACCCGGTGATGAAGTGATTACGACAGCGTTCACCTTTTTTGCTACAGGAGGGTCCATTGTTCGTACTGGAGCAAAGCCAGTGTTTGTAGATATTGATCCTGTAACCTTTAATATCGACCCTAAAAAAATAGAAGCCGCTATCACCGAAAAAACAAAGGCAATTGTTCCGGTTCATTTATACGGACAGATGGCAGATATGGATGCAATTGTAGAAATTGCTCAAAAACATCAGTTAGCTATCATCGAAGATGCTGCGCAAGCGATTGGAGCAAAATACAAAGGAAAAAGCGTTGGTGAACTAGGAACCGCGGCTACATACAGCTTTTTCCCAACGAAAAACTTAGGAGCGTATGGAGACGGCGGAATGATTGTCACCAATGACGATGAGTTAGCGGAAAAGTGCCGCGTTATCCGTGTTCATGGAAGCAAGCCTAAATATTATCATCATATACTAGGCTATAATAGCCGTCTTGATGAAATGCAGGCAGCGATTTTAAATGTTAAGTTTCCGCATTTGAATAAATGGTCGGAATTAAGAAGAAAACACGCCGATACGTATACACGCATGTTAAAAGAGAAGGTTGGCGATATCATCGTGACGCCGGTAGAGTCTAAAGATTGTTACCATGTCTTCCATCAGTATACGATTCGAGCGCCAAAACGTGACGAATTACAGGCGTTTTTGAAAGAAAATGGAATTGCCACAATGATATATTACCCGCTTCCATTACACTTGCAGCCGGTGTTTAAAGATTTAGGCTATAAGGAAGGGGATTTACCGGAAGCCGAAAAGGCGGCGAAAGAGGCATTGTCGCTCCCGATGTTCCCTGAACTCAAAGAAGAGCAACAAGAATATGTTGTTTCAAAAATCGCTGAGTTTTATAAGAAGTAA
- a CDS encoding lipopolysaccharide biosynthesis protein: MAFLATEKQKFVLYEYLLFFWKKKFWFLFVPLAMALISVLAGHLFLHKYNYTGKAIIFTGSVNLKSLTDPKNIRANLPHVKNKLDIVVTEDKYVKITLKGDDKTSVQNELRKIVSEYNHDLQQHSKQRLDVTNERLHELDEYKKDLQLIVEHYNKKLDSQQLTLDQLDSAVKAEELLTDTMEKASRIRNNLVFYEEPSVLSENVSKSKTYTGQLIAIGVVLGIFLTFIILILMKYVLDARRYYQHD, translated from the coding sequence GTGGCATTTTTGGCAACAGAAAAGCAGAAGTTCGTTCTCTATGAATACTTGCTGTTTTTTTGGAAAAAGAAATTTTGGTTTCTGTTTGTACCGCTAGCAATGGCGCTCATATCTGTGTTGGCGGGGCACCTTTTTTTGCATAAGTATAATTATACGGGAAAGGCGATTATCTTTACAGGTTCTGTAAATCTAAAAAGTTTAACGGATCCGAAAAATATTAGGGCAAATTTACCTCATGTCAAAAATAAGTTAGATATTGTTGTTACAGAGGATAAATATGTAAAAATTACCTTAAAAGGCGACGATAAAACTAGTGTACAAAACGAATTACGGAAGATTGTTTCCGAATATAATCATGATTTACAGCAACATTCTAAGCAGCGCTTAGATGTTACAAATGAACGTTTACATGAATTGGATGAATACAAAAAAGATTTGCAGTTGATAGTAGAGCACTATAACAAAAAACTAGATTCACAACAATTAACGTTAGATCAGCTCGATAGCGCAGTTAAGGCGGAAGAACTTTTAACAGATACGATGGAAAAAGCAAGTCGGATTCGTAATAATTTAGTGTTTTATGAGGAACCATCTGTATTATCAGAGAACGTTTCTAAATCGAAAACATACACAGGGCAACTCATAGCGATTGGGGTTGTCTTAGGAATTTTCCTTACGTTTATCATTTTAATTTTGATGAAGTACGTACTCGATGCTAGGAGGTACTATCAACATGATTAA
- a CDS encoding S41 family peptidase, with protein sequence MDVKRISKLIIALFLCFSASAVLDVSVRAAEPVSPKVLDEVRQIIREYYVEPVNEQILKGTTPQEMVKHLDPYSTYMTAKEYEEFLKSIDMEFIGIGIMMEEDDLGIKVMSVLENGPAARAGLRAGDIITEVDGQSVANNAKETALTLITGQEGTAVHLKVFRPSTNETFSVSVTREKIDWPNVEFTKLAGNIGYIRLYSFDMNSVRDIERAIRSLSGVKGWVFDLRDNPGGYVEAAQQIIGFFPNAKYAFQLRDRSNKPVTYRAVTQPIQMKGPIKVLINSSSASASEMVAASVKEQQAAVLYGQRTFGKGSMQEMFELSDGSMLKLTVARFFSPKGTPIHNVGVKPNITTAVNKELYAAHRDLLLQQLKSYQSFGKLRNAPADKTFTIKFSRPLMNTNTNGVKLYHIGGQEVPVTVQIHKGTQLLVKPTEKLKKGESYLLVIHPTLKGKDGVVMRKGAFLEISVAK encoded by the coding sequence ATGGACGTGAAAAGAATTAGCAAGTTAATTATCGCATTGTTTCTCTGTTTCTCTGCTTCGGCTGTGCTGGACGTAAGTGTCCGCGCCGCAGAACCTGTTTCACCAAAAGTATTGGATGAAGTGCGCCAAATTATTCGAGAGTATTATGTGGAACCGGTAAATGAACAAATATTAAAAGGAACTACGCCGCAAGAAATGGTCAAACATTTAGACCCATATTCTACTTATATGACGGCAAAAGAGTATGAAGAGTTTCTAAAATCTATTGATATGGAATTTATAGGAATTGGAATTATGATGGAAGAAGATGATTTAGGTATTAAAGTGATGTCTGTTTTGGAAAACGGGCCAGCGGCGCGTGCTGGGCTGCGGGCGGGGGACATCATTACAGAAGTTGATGGACAGTCCGTGGCGAATAATGCTAAAGAAACCGCATTAACCTTAATTACCGGTCAAGAAGGAACGGCTGTACATTTGAAAGTTTTCCGTCCATCGACGAACGAAACATTTTCGGTTTCCGTGACTCGCGAAAAAATTGACTGGCCAAACGTTGAATTCACAAAATTGGCGGGAAACATCGGGTACATTCGATTGTATAGCTTTGATATGAACTCTGTTAGGGACATTGAACGGGCAATTCGCTCTCTTTCCGGGGTAAAAGGATGGGTTTTTGATTTGCGTGATAATCCAGGCGGTTATGTGGAAGCTGCCCAACAAATCATAGGCTTTTTTCCAAATGCCAAATATGCATTTCAGCTCCGAGACCGTTCTAATAAACCGGTAACTTATCGAGCGGTGACACAACCTATTCAAATGAAAGGGCCGATAAAAGTATTAATTAATTCCTCCAGTGCGAGTGCATCGGAGATGGTAGCTGCGTCGGTGAAAGAACAGCAGGCTGCTGTGTTGTATGGTCAGCGGACTTTTGGAAAAGGCTCCATGCAGGAAATGTTTGAGCTATCGGACGGAAGCATGTTGAAATTAACGGTCGCGCGCTTTTTCTCGCCAAAAGGAACGCCTATTCATAACGTTGGAGTAAAGCCAAATATAACAACAGCGGTTAACAAGGAGCTGTATGCGGCGCATCGGGATTTACTTTTACAGCAGTTGAAAAGTTATCAGTCTTTTGGAAAGTTGCGAAACGCTCCAGCGGATAAGACATTTACCATTAAATTTTCTCGTCCATTGATGAATACTAACACGAATGGAGTAAAACTATATCATATTGGTGGGCAAGAAGTACCAGTTACAGTTCAGATCCATAAGGGAACGCAGTTATTGGTTAAGCCAACTGAGAAGCTAAAAAAAGGAGAAAGTTATTTATTAGTCATTCATCCGACATTAAAAGGCAAAGATGGAGTGGTGATGAGAAAAGGCGCCTTTTTAGAAATTAGTGTAGCAAAATAA